The proteins below are encoded in one region of Nitrospira sp.:
- a CDS encoding DeoR family transcriptional regulator — protein sequence MRGIPYAPSNKVVKLASYEHVVTIPVGSVRLEGILALPQDPIGLVLFAHGSGSGRFSPRNNFVARQLHQGRVATLLLDLLEEHEADDRYRVFDIPLLTQRVYGATLWIADQPATRHLPRGYFGASTGAAAALQAAAQHPDVVAAVVSRGGRPDLANSYLPHVTAPTLLIVGGNDEPVIELNQSALLRLRCEKRLEIVPGATHLFEEPGTLETVASLARGWFETHLPHSS from the coding sequence ATGCGCGGCATCCCTTATGCTCCTTCCAATAAGGTGGTGAAATTGGCTTCGTATGAGCATGTGGTCACGATCCCGGTCGGATCAGTGCGTCTGGAAGGAATCCTTGCACTTCCTCAGGATCCAATCGGACTGGTACTGTTTGCGCATGGGAGCGGCAGCGGCCGCTTCAGCCCGCGGAATAATTTCGTGGCACGGCAACTCCATCAGGGACGAGTTGCGACGCTTCTGCTGGATTTGCTGGAGGAGCACGAGGCCGACGATCGATACCGGGTGTTCGACATCCCTCTACTGACCCAACGCGTGTATGGCGCCACACTATGGATTGCTGACCAACCTGCAACCCGTCATCTGCCAAGGGGATACTTCGGCGCAAGCACTGGAGCCGCTGCGGCCTTGCAGGCCGCTGCCCAACATCCGGATGTAGTGGCTGCGGTCGTATCCCGTGGCGGACGCCCGGACCTCGCCAATTCTTACCTTCCTCACGTAACCGCCCCTACCCTCCTGATCGTCGGGGGCAACGATGAACCGGTCATCGAATTGAATCAGTCGGCGCTGTTACGCCTCCGTTGCGAGAAGCGGCTCGAGATCGTACCCGGCGCTACACATCTGTTCGAAGAACCTGGAACACTCGAAACCGTGGCGTCGCTGGCCCGGGGCTGGTTCGAAACCCATCTCCCGCATTCCAGCTAA
- a CDS encoding RND transporter → MLSAAALIWYWLVPSAGPVPYKTSIVDRGPITAIVTATGTLNPVVTVQVGSQVSGKIKALMADYNSDVTEGQLVAQIDPAPFKAKVVQARAALKTAKSNRVKAETALAQRQLELNRATKLRADQYIPQADLDLARTSYRDAAAQVDVAIAQIEQAEAALASAELELSMTSIYSPVDGVVISRDVEVGQTVAAAFQTPRFFVIAQDLTKMQVNASVSEADIGGITEGSDAEFLVDTYPNEPFRGIVTQVRNAPITVQNVVTYDVIIRVDNPDLTLKPGMTANVSIVRAKRDDVLRVPNTALRFRMPNQTTDLKTTQVWVVSDSAMAQPVEIVPGVADAVYTEVSRGDLQEGDAVIIGLTDEAALDSKSLPPGFLPRMR, encoded by the coding sequence GTGCTGAGCGCGGCGGCGCTCATTTGGTATTGGCTCGTCCCTTCCGCCGGACCGGTGCCGTACAAGACCAGCATCGTCGATCGCGGACCGATCACTGCCATCGTCACGGCGACGGGGACGCTCAACCCTGTCGTCACCGTCCAAGTCGGAAGCCAGGTCTCAGGCAAGATCAAGGCGCTCATGGCCGACTACAATTCGGACGTCACGGAGGGACAATTGGTCGCCCAAATCGATCCCGCTCCATTCAAGGCCAAGGTAGTACAGGCCCGGGCAGCGCTCAAGACTGCAAAAAGCAATCGTGTCAAAGCGGAAACCGCGCTGGCGCAACGACAACTCGAATTGAACCGAGCCACGAAACTCAGGGCCGACCAGTATATTCCGCAAGCGGATTTGGACTTGGCCCGTACGAGTTATCGGGATGCGGCTGCACAGGTCGATGTGGCAATCGCGCAAATCGAGCAGGCCGAGGCGGCATTAGCATCGGCCGAGCTGGAACTGTCCATGACGAGCATCTACTCGCCGGTTGACGGGGTGGTGATTTCCCGCGACGTGGAAGTGGGGCAAACCGTCGCCGCGGCGTTTCAGACTCCTCGATTCTTCGTGATCGCCCAGGACCTGACCAAGATGCAGGTGAATGCCAGTGTGAGCGAAGCCGACATCGGCGGCATCACCGAAGGCTCCGATGCGGAATTTCTCGTGGATACCTATCCTAACGAGCCCTTTCGCGGCATCGTGACGCAAGTGCGCAACGCCCCGATCACTGTCCAGAACGTGGTCACCTATGACGTGATCATTCGAGTAGACAACCCCGACCTCACATTAAAGCCCGGGATGACGGCCAACGTATCGATCGTGCGTGCCAAGCGAGACGATGTCTTACGAGTACCCAATACCGCCCTCCGCTTTCGGATGCCGAATCAGACCACTGACCTGAAGACGACCCAAGTCTGGGTCGTCTCGGATTCCGCCATGGCACAACCGGTCGAGATCGTCCCCGGCGTGGCCGATGCCGTGTACACTGAAGTCAGCCGGGGGGACCTGCAGGAAGGCGACGCCGTCATCATCGGGCTGACAGATGAGGCAGCCCTCGATTCGAAGAGTCTTCCACCGGGTTTCCTGCCTCGCATGCGATGA
- a CDS encoding ABC transporter permease, translating to MISGLGAWLMTAHLALRVLGRNPLRTGLTMLGIVIGIGAVVTMVSVGQGASASIQTELSSLGLNALIIVPGATSVGGVRSGLGGASTLTVQDAREIELRVPGVSLLTYATRGVLQVVHENKNWNTVVTGVTSALPNIRDWPIAQGTFFSDSDDAVAAKVAVLGKTVVDNLYERGETVLGSHIRIKNVPLRVLGVLKAKGQSLTGQDQDDIIFIPFSTAERRVVGTNILGTVGVIFIRATPDASAGRLVADIRQLLRTRHRLHQSEDDDFTIRTMEDIAKMSAGAGRTMMLLLLSVASIALLVGGIGIMNILLVSVTERTREIGIRMALGAKRKDILMQFLVEAIILSSVGGIIGVLIGISGAWALTALAGWPVTISFEAVLVAVGFSLAVGVFFGLYPANRASRLNPIDALRYE from the coding sequence ATGATCTCCGGCCTCGGGGCCTGGCTGATGACCGCGCATTTAGCGCTGCGGGTGCTGGGACGCAATCCGCTGCGGACCGGCCTCACGATGCTCGGCATCGTCATCGGTATCGGGGCGGTAGTGACGATGGTCAGCGTCGGGCAGGGTGCCAGCGCATCCATTCAAACCGAACTATCCAGCCTCGGCCTCAATGCGTTGATCATCGTGCCGGGAGCGACCAGCGTCGGCGGAGTGCGCTCCGGTCTCGGCGGCGCCTCCACGCTCACGGTCCAAGACGCCCGCGAAATTGAACTCCGCGTCCCCGGCGTGTCCCTTTTGACCTACGCCACTCGGGGGGTGCTTCAGGTCGTCCATGAAAACAAGAACTGGAACACGGTCGTGACCGGGGTCACGTCGGCTCTGCCGAACATCCGCGATTGGCCGATTGCACAAGGCACGTTCTTCTCGGATTCGGATGACGCGGTGGCCGCGAAGGTCGCAGTCCTGGGGAAGACGGTCGTCGACAACCTGTATGAACGCGGCGAAACCGTCTTGGGATCGCACATTCGCATCAAGAACGTGCCGCTCCGGGTCCTCGGCGTGTTAAAAGCAAAGGGGCAATCCCTCACGGGACAGGACCAGGATGACATCATCTTCATTCCGTTTTCGACGGCGGAGCGCCGTGTCGTGGGTACCAACATCCTCGGGACCGTCGGCGTGATCTTCATTCGCGCGACACCCGATGCCTCGGCGGGCCGACTGGTCGCCGACATTCGTCAACTGCTCCGTACCCGCCACCGCCTGCATCAGTCGGAGGACGACGATTTCACTATTCGGACGATGGAGGATATCGCCAAGATGTCGGCCGGGGCAGGCCGCACCATGATGCTGTTGCTTCTCAGCGTCGCGTCGATCGCCTTGCTCGTGGGGGGCATCGGGATCATGAATATCCTGCTGGTCTCGGTAACTGAACGGACCCGCGAAATCGGCATCCGGATGGCCCTCGGCGCGAAACGAAAAGACATTCTGATGCAATTCTTGGTCGAGGCGATCATCCTAAGTTCGGTCGGTGGCATCATCGGCGTGCTGATCGGAATAAGCGGGGCCTGGGCGCTCACTGCACTGGCCGGGTGGCCCGTGACCATTTCGTTCGAGGCGGTCCTCGTCGCGGTGGGCTTTTCTCTCGCAGTCGGTGTCTTCTTCGGTCTCTATCCAGCCAACCGAGCCTCCCGTCTCAACCCGATCGATGCGCTACGCTACGAATAA
- a CDS encoding cytochrome c, whose protein sequence is MARKIHRLCWLFVLLLLAFATFVPVALEAGAQKAASEIMAGKAIYEQHCAKCHGIAGWGDGPMAESLRVAPRNFHDVITDLKPDEHLRMSVAYGVMTTPMHAWRGTLSDQEITDVVSYIRLLSNRVR, encoded by the coding sequence ATGGCGCGAAAGATCCACCGCCTTTGTTGGTTGTTCGTGCTGTTGCTGCTCGCCTTTGCCACCTTCGTTCCCGTCGCGCTCGAAGCGGGCGCGCAAAAGGCTGCATCGGAAATCATGGCCGGAAAGGCGATCTATGAGCAGCATTGCGCCAAGTGCCATGGGATCGCGGGGTGGGGAGACGGCCCGATGGCCGAGTCGTTGCGCGTCGCGCCAAGGAATTTCCATGACGTCATCACAGATTTGAAGCCCGACGAACACCTACGCATGAGTGTCGCCTACGGGGTCATGACCACTCCCATGCACGCGTGGCGCGGCACCTTGAGCGATCAGGAGATCACTGACGTCGTCTCCTACATTCGTCTCCTGTCGAATCGGGTCCGATGA
- a CDS encoding phosphoribosyltransferase codes for MKWSREFTFEDRRDAGRQLARGLERFRNVPRTIVLGLPRGGVVVGCEIALVLRAPLDVLVTRKLGTPGNPELAMGALAETGYRHLNQEILEAYGISPGELEDEITRQQQEIQRRVERYRQGRGLPSLEGWTVVLVDDGIATGATFYASLAALRDRRVAHLVAAVPVAPQRERDELQGKVDEMVLLQTPDTFYGIGQFYDNFTQVTDEEVLRCLDEVKHALKEKPAGPPRG; via the coding sequence ATGAAGTGGAGCCGTGAGTTCACGTTCGAGGATCGTCGGGACGCCGGCCGTCAACTCGCCCGCGGGCTGGAACGATTTCGGAACGTCCCTCGAACCATCGTGCTGGGGCTCCCGCGAGGCGGGGTCGTCGTGGGTTGCGAGATCGCTCTCGTGTTGCGCGCGCCGCTAGACGTGCTCGTCACGCGCAAACTGGGCACGCCGGGCAACCCGGAGTTGGCCATGGGGGCATTGGCGGAAACCGGGTATCGTCATCTCAATCAGGAGATTCTCGAGGCGTACGGCATCTCTCCCGGCGAGCTTGAGGACGAGATCACACGGCAACAACAGGAAATCCAGCGACGGGTGGAGCGGTATCGCCAGGGACGCGGGTTGCCCTCGCTGGAAGGCTGGACGGTCGTTCTCGTGGACGATGGTATTGCCACGGGCGCCACGTTTTATGCCTCACTGGCTGCCTTGCGGGATCGACGGGTCGCGCACCTCGTGGCGGCGGTTCCGGTCGCTCCGCAACGAGAACGAGACGAACTGCAGGGGAAGGTGGACGAGATGGTCCTCCTGCAGACACCAGACACGTTCTACGGCATTGGACAATTTTATGACAATTTCACTCAAGTGACGGATGAAGAGGTTCTGCGCTGCCTCGACGAGGTGAAGCACGCGCTGAAGGAGAAGCCAGCCGGACCCCCGCGTGGATAG
- a CDS encoding response regulator: MTRDGKPVVLLIVEDDREMRSLLRDDLCSLGVLIREAEDGDMALQTVLDAPPDAVVTDLRMPAGGLDYLARLRAFAPTVPIVVMTSFGDAKTKADVLATGVSAYFDKPLRLAELRAKLTELLAPSIDGQVGK; this comes from the coding sequence ATGACACGGGATGGCAAGCCGGTAGTCCTGTTGATCGTCGAAGATGATCGGGAAATGCGCAGCTTGCTCCGAGACGATTTGTGCTCTCTTGGCGTTCTGATCCGCGAAGCAGAAGATGGAGACATGGCGCTTCAGACCGTGCTCGACGCGCCGCCGGATGCAGTGGTGACGGACTTACGCATGCCGGCAGGCGGCTTGGACTATCTGGCACGCTTGCGCGCCTTCGCGCCGACGGTTCCCATCGTTGTGATGACGTCGTTTGGCGATGCCAAGACCAAGGCCGACGTCTTGGCCACGGGGGTGTCGGCATATTTCGACAAGCCGTTACGATTGGCCGAGTTGCGGGCAAAGCTCACGGAGCTGTTGGCCCCCTCGATAGATGGGCAAGTTGGCAAGTAG